The region GCTAGGAAAAGCTCTCATCATTGTTGACTTTGGATAGTCCAATAATTTCTTAACTAACCTCTGTGTCTCAGTCTTGTGCCCTTGAAATCGATTCTGCACTCTGCAGCTGGTGCACACAAGGCACACCATAGCCTGGTTTCTACTTAACCTCTGCAGCCTCTGCTTTTACCTTGCGAGCCCTGCAAATTATGTTGTAATAAACCCCACCCTGcttgtatttatccattcacacACCAGGTTCTTACCTATCTCTAAGCTTCACTCATACCGCTACCTCTGCTTGAAATGAGCTTTCTCCATGGGCCCCATTTCCTCTTACTCACAAACTTTTAGACATCCCTAAAGATTCCATATAGGTGACATCTTCACCAGGGAAGCTTCTTTGAAagcttccctttctttctgccccaATGGTTGCCTGTCATAcatctttgttattattttactcCTCATGCTGAAATAATCTCCTCATATGGGTGTGCCATCCACTAAACTGAGTTATTTGTAGACAGGGacaatgctttttttgtttttgttttttaaccttgtCATATTTATGTTTAATTCTTTAGCATCTGCGTTATCCTTGCACAAAAATGTTGTTGAATCATTTTACTGAACTCATAGAGACAGGACTTGGTGACTGTGTGAAGATACAGCACTGGTATTATGGCAAGAACTCCTTTTCTGTTAACTAGCTGTATGTCACCTGGAAAATTCACTTTTATATCTCTAATTCcattttcttattcataaaaTGAGACTAACACCTACCATGTAATTGAGTGAAAGTGCCTGGCAACTCACAAGCTCATTTTCAAAAAGGAGTGGAAGCTGAGTCCAGTTGAATAATAGCAGAGGAACTGAAAAAGGTAGCAGCAGTAGTGGTGAAGGGAGCTGAGGGAGGATCTAAAGAAAACACCTGGTACTGATATAATGAGAATTAGGAAGTGGAAAGAGGCCTTGCTTGGGGAAGTTACAGAGTTTTGGGCCTTTGGGAATGGAAAGGAACAAAGGCAAGTGGGTCGGGAAAGAATGGAGTGAAGAATTGAGGATATGTGAATGGCCATGGGGCcaaaagaaggggagagggatTGAGGGACAAGAAGCAATCATGAAGatgggaaaaatggaaattatcttGCCTGGGTCAACGATGGAGCTAAGTGATAGGTTGAGGAGATACATTGAAAAATCCTTAACTCTAAGTTTTAGCctggaagcaaagaaagaattGTTCCATAGTTACCATTACAGACTGGGAGCAGAGGTTTGGAGTAGAGAAAAGGACATAGGAAGGGCTCTATTGTTGCCATGGAAAATTCAAGGGACAGAGGACATCAAGGTAGAGATGGCTGAAAAAATGAAGaccagaaagaaggagaaaggaaggagacacTGCTAGGTACTGAAAGCTAATTGGTAGATAATATATTCATGGATGAAGAACAAAGGgaattttgagaaaatgaaagtgtGGAAGAAACCCTCCAAGGAAGATCTGAGACCTGCAGTTGATCAAGTCTATAAACAGTGAAGTAAAATAATACTGATTTTGAATTCAgacataatttcttttcttgctctgttccctactttttttttcaaattttgggtAAGTTAATGAACTATTCTAAGCCTGTTTCTCTAAGACTTATAAAATTGGGGGTGAAATTGCATACCTAGAAGTCTTGTCAAGATTAggtaaaataatgcataaaagtGTCCAGCAGTGTGTGGTACGTGTTAAACACCCAGTGAGTGTTAAAATCTGAtcatctcccttccccttttATCCTACGCCTGCCTGCTCAGGGGTCATCATTGCCTTAGGCCTCTGGTTTCCTGCACCAGCAGCTGGATGTCATGCTGGTGAGTTCACATTTTGCCATTGtctccccaccctcttccccaaaCCACGGTCCATTCCCTGAGAGCACCTGAAAGCCAGTGGATCAAGATACAAGTCAATAGACCCACGTGGGTTTTGGAGTCTCCCCTTCTCACTCTACAAAGGATGATTCTCCTGGAGATTCCCTGGTAGAGGGcaattttctgtcttcttccttcaAGTCACAGCTTTGTTTTCTGCTTCTCAAACCATGCCCTGCTCAGCTGCCCCTTTTGAGACGCTGCAATGTGAAGGACCTGTCAGCACCCAGGAGAGCAGCTGTGATACCCAGGAGGACTTGATGAGCCCAAGGGAAGTTGACTTCCAGGTCAAGGGCTACACTTTCAGTAAACCCTTCCATCTGATTGTGTCTTACGGTGAGGTCTCCGGAAGGACTGACTAGTGCAGAccttctctttttcccatttcccaaACCTGCTCTTTCAGCCCACTAGCCCAGTCACAAAGTTGCCCCCAGGAAATTGGCTGTGGGATGAGATACAGTAGCCCTGCCTTATCCATGAAGGATATGTTCCAaaacccccagtggatgcctgaaactgcagattGTACCAAAGTCTTAATCTACTAAGTTTTCCCTATACACATGTAcctatgataaaatataaattaggcacagtaagagatcaGTAAGAGATGAACAACAATATctaataatacaataattatCACAATATACTGTGGTAAAAGTTATGTGAgtggtctctccctccctcaaataccTTATTGTACTAATATGTAACTATCtggtgatgatgtgagatgataaaatgcttacCTGATAAAATAAGTGAGGGGACTGACAGAAGCACTGTGAGGCagtgttaggctactactgaTCTTCTGATGATATATCAGAAGGGGGATCATTTGCTTCTGGACTGCAGTTGaccatggaaagcaaaactgTGGATAAAGAGGGATTTCTGTACCTTCTTCCCTATATTCAGGGAAGCCTCACAAACGCCCTACAAAAATTCACTCACTCTTTGGCCCTAGAGAAGTTGTTCCAATTCCCAACCAGGGGCGAGAATTGTGTGGACCCTCAGAGAAAGGTGAGAGGACAGTCTGTGCGAGTAGCACCGGGGGAACTCCCAAGGGAGGCAGTGGGTCACACTCAACTCTTGCTTTGGGCCACAGACTGGCTGATCCTCCAAGGTCCAGTCAGCCCTATATTTGAAGGAGACCCACTGACTCTACGGTGCCAGGCCTGGCAAGACTGGCCACTGGCCCAAGTGACCTTCTACCGAGATGGCTCAGCAATGGGTCCCCCTGGACCTAATAGGGAATTCTCCATTGCGGTGGTGCAAGAGACTGACAGCGGGCACTATCACTGCAGCGGCATCTTGAGGAGCCCTGGTCCTGGGAGCCCAGAAACAGCATCTTCCGTGGCTATCAAGATCCAAGGTGAGCGCTGGAGGGAGTGTGGTTGTTggcagaggcaggtggggagacacagagagaccaaGACTGTCTCTCAATAAAGGTGACAAGATCACTGAAGGCTAAGAGACAGGTTGCTGGCAAATGCTTGGGCTTCAGGAGGAGCAGCATCTCAGCATTGCATTCTCAAGTCTTCGAGTCCTCTCCAAGTTCCGTGTGCTTCCCACGCCTCCGTCCCCCAGATCCACGCTTCCCAATGTTCACTGATTGGGTGTCTGGACTCTTGTAAGATTTGCCCACCTCTGAGTCTTTCCTAATATTGTCTagttaaagagagagaagatttgGAAGTTTCAATGCAGCTTTGCTAAGACTGCTCATTCTTAATGGGAATGGGGGAGGAAAGTGCGACCAGATACTTTGCCTGGCATGGGTCCACCTGAATGTAGGATGGCTGAGCTCTTCTTTCTCACTTATCTCTCCCCCAGAACTGTTTCCAGCCCCACTTCTCAGAGCCACCCCCTCTGCTGAGCCCCGAGAGGGGGACCCGGTGACCTTGAGCTGTCAGACAAAGCTGCCCCTGCAGAGATCAACCACCcgcctcttcttctccttctacaAGGACAGCAGGACAGTGCGCAGCAGGGGCCTCTCCCCGGAATTCCAGATCCCCACAGCTTCAAAGGCGCACTCTGGGTCCTACTGGTGTGAAGCAGCCACTGAGGACAACCAAGTTTGGAAACAGAGCTCCAAGCTGGAGATCCGGGTGCAGAGTAAGTTAGTGTGGATTTGTCTGGCGTGTGTGAAAAGTGAGGGAAAGGATTGGACCTGTGAGCTGGGGTTTGGTATGAACAGGTTAAGTTaggacacagaggaggagggaacaaTAAACCAGAGTCCCCGGGGATGGAAAAGAGCACAGTTATGGAACTTCTCCCTCGGACCACAGTGCACACCTCACCAAACCAAGACCTGAGCCAGCTCCACAGCTGCTGCCCCATAGACCCTATGCTCCCTACATGAACGCTGGACATCTGCAGGAATATAGTATCTAGAATGAAGGTGAGGTAGTCGGGAGTTTATATTCAATTCTCAATTAAAAAGGCTGCACTTGACCTGAAATAATATATCCAGAGGGGGTGGTAATCCTAATGAGGGGGCTTGAGATCAtgtcataagaaaaataataggagGTGATTTTGAAGAGGAGGTGATACAAGGAGCCAGTGGAGGTGTTCTTGAAACACTGAAGGCTGGAACAAAGATGAGGAATTGCACTAATGTCATATACAGTAAAGAGGTTGACCTAGGACCACTGACCACCTCCACACTGTAGGGAATTAGGTTCTGCCTTTATAGAGGAAGAATTGGCTAATATCTATAGCCCTGTAATGATGAAGCCTCATCACTGAAGATTTTCAAACTGAGGTAGCCAAGCTTCAGATTCAAATTTTGATCTTGAGGGAGTTCTTAAACCTCTGCTGGCATTGGACCCCACAGCCActttcagaaaacaagaaagacaGGTTAGGGCCAGAGTTAGGCTTCACCCTTATATGTACCATGAATATGAGGCTAGGACCATTGTATGAGGCTAGGGCCAGAGTCAGACTTCGGTCTTATATGTTCCTCTTATCCCATAATGCAGGTCCCTCCAGCTCTACTTCGTCCCGCAACTTGAATCCAGCTCCTCAGAAATCACCTGTTCCAGAATCTACTCCAACAGCATTCCCTGGACCTCAGCCTCCACTGTCCACCCCTTCTAAGAACCCAGGCTTCTCCTCTCCTCTACAGGTGCCAGACCCCCATCTGTATCACCAGATGGGCATTCTTCTCAAGCAAATGCAGGATATGAGAGCTCTCCTTGGTCACCTGGTCATGGAGCTGAGGGACCTATCTGTCCGCCTGAAGCTTGAGACCATAAAGGGTCCTGTTGAATACGAGTAAATAATTCATCTGCAGTATTGCTCAAGTACTCTGAATAAATTCAGCTTTTTCTACTTTTGCTCTTTCTGtcctatacatacacataaatagtCTTGAAAATTGCCCAGTATTTTGTTAGAGTAACAGAGATAGGTGAGTATAAATAAATTTGCACAAAGTGATCCTCAGAATTTAGCTATAATTACATATTCTCTCATGACCTGCTCCCTCTAGACCAGCTGTTGCCTTCTTTTGCCAAGGCCAGAATCTGGCGactaaaagaaaatcaatgagatGCACTTAATGCAGCAGTCTCAACTGGAGgcaatcccccacccccaccaaaggggacatttgacaatgtctaaAGACATTTTGGGGAGTGgggctactggcatctagtgagtagaagCCAAGAATGCTGCTAAATATCAGGTAACACACTGGAAAGCCCCCACAACAAAGGATTATCTTGTCCAatatgtcaatagtgccaagattAAGAAACTTCAACCTTGTGGAAGCTAGGTGTTAGGCTCTAGGGTGgacctttgtttcttcttcttgctgcctcctccagcatcattcagcaaatattaattaCATGCTGGTATTTCGTTGCCTCTACTACATACCAAGGTTTGTTCTATGTTAAGGAAGCTCATAAAATAGTGTCTCTGTCTATAGAGGGTTTAAACTTTGTGATAGAGGAAGAGTAATACCCTTcccattaaataataaaagcGGGAAAAAATTTCCCACAGGATCCGATTAGACTCAGACATATGTGATGAAGCATAACATTGCCAAAacagcaattttttattttattatgtctctgaagcatttttctttaaaaatatacataagtcggggcagcccgggtggctcagtggtttagcgctgcctccagcccagggcctgcctgatcctgtggccccgggatcgagtcctgcctcgggctccctgcatggagcctgcttctctctctgcctctctgatgaataaataaataaaatattttaaaaatatatacataaatctatTTTGGTACCAGAATAATACTTTTTTCTACATTTGGACTGCTATTGTACATTCACAGCCAATGAAAGAAAGCTTGAGAGACTCTACAGTAGACCTTTGGTCAATGAGTTAGCACTCCGTTTTAGCTCAGCCAATGAGCATTCTATCACGTTATTCTAACATCCTAAATCACGTGGTATGATATTTTCCACCATATTCTTTCTTTGTGCCATTTATTCTGTGCAATATTGAGTCAcagtaatttataaaaaatgcacATGTGATCACTTCAGACATGccaagaagaaacaaaggaataaaatcatGCTGGATattaaaatttgagtttttaaaaaagattttatttatttattcatgagagacacacagagagaggcagaggcaca is a window of Vulpes lagopus strain Blue_001 chromosome 11, ASM1834538v1, whole genome shotgun sequence DNA encoding:
- the FCRLA gene encoding Fc receptor-like A isoform X2; the protein is MRLGCVLTAGVLYFSPTVLWAAQMLLGVIIALGLWFPAPAAGCHAAAPFETLQCEGPVSTQESSCDTQEDLMSPREVDFQVKGYTFSKPFHLIVSYDWLILQGPVSPIFEGDPLTLRCQAWQDWPLAQVTFYRDGSAMGPPGPNREFSIAVVQETDSGHYHCSGILRSPGPGSPETASSVAIKIQELFPAPLLRATPSAEPREGDPVTLSCQTKLPLQRSTTRLFFSFYKDSRTVRSRGLSPEFQIPTASKAHSGSYWCEAATEDNQVWKQSSKLEIRVQSPSSSTSSRNLNPAPQKSPVPESTPTAFPGPQPPLSTPSKNPGFSSPLQVPDPHLYHQMGILLKQMQDMRALLGHLVMELRDLSVRLKLETIKGPVEYE
- the FCRLA gene encoding Fc receptor-like A isoform X1, coding for MRLGCVLTAGVLYFSPTVLWAAQMLLGVIIALGLWFPAPAAGCHAVTALFSASQTMPCSAAPFETLQCEGPVSTQESSCDTQEDLMSPREVDFQVKGYTFSKPFHLIVSYDWLILQGPVSPIFEGDPLTLRCQAWQDWPLAQVTFYRDGSAMGPPGPNREFSIAVVQETDSGHYHCSGILRSPGPGSPETASSVAIKIQELFPAPLLRATPSAEPREGDPVTLSCQTKLPLQRSTTRLFFSFYKDSRTVRSRGLSPEFQIPTASKAHSGSYWCEAATEDNQVWKQSSKLEIRVQSPSSSTSSRNLNPAPQKSPVPESTPTAFPGPQPPLSTPSKNPGFSSPLQVPDPHLYHQMGILLKQMQDMRALLGHLVMELRDLSVRLKLETIKGPVEYE